The genomic region ccgtaAAGCAgtaaagcattgctgagatttGGAAATGTGTTGAaatgtttgttttgtctttgtatgtgtgtgcatgtagtttTTGGGAATCACAGAAGTCGACCAACCAAAAGGCACAGATGTTGTTCGCGTAGCTGTAAGGAaactgaaggtgtgtgtgtgtgtgtgtgtgtgtgtgtttgtgtgtgtgtgtgtgtgggtgtggaagaCCCATTATTCACTGAATTTCCAGAAGATAAAAATGTGCTTACTGTTTTATGTCCCCAAGTATATTTGTGTGCTCGAACAGTCATTTCCACACTAATTAAAAGTCAATTTTTAACAGGcaagtttatttttatttaatcgGCTCAAAGCGGTTTGTGCCTCTACCAAATCTTATCCCTGCGAATGTGGATCAGCTTTAGTTGACAAAAAAGATCCACAGATCTAATATAGATCCACAGATCCACATTTCCGTAGGCAGATCTTCTAACATACCCTTAGGCAGTTGATTGATAACAtagatttttataattttttcagGTATTATATTGTCTGGGTAAAATTCAATACCTGAACTAGATGCCTCTGATTTGAATTTGAATGCTTATTATACTAATAGTTTATTCCCAAACTAATGTGCATTTTAAGTTGATGTAAATCATACTCACATTTACTTAGTCCCAATCTAATTAAAACTGTTAATTGGTTTTGTTAGACAAACCCTTGCTTCTTCAAACATCTGATAGCGCACAAATCTATGATGGTTGTTTGCTCGAAGTTGAAGTCCTCAGTGTAGAAGCACCTGAATTTATGTTGCCCCCTAGTGGTCTTTTATGTGTATATAACATTTAATAAAGTGTTAAAATATATAACATGTAtaaaatttttatttgtttgttttcctcaGTTCCAGAGCCACATTAAAAAGTCAGAGGGGGGTAAAATCCCCAAGGTGGAGCTACAAATCTCCATATATGGAGTGAAAATACTGGATCCAAAATCAAAGGTGACCAGTAATGCCCCCTGCAGTCCAGCCTGAGAACAACGCAGTCTTTATTAGTAATGTCGGGCCTTATAGTGGAAAACTGTCGGGATACTCTGGGTGTGAAGTCCAGTCGATCATCTGGTCTCTCCTGTTCTCCAGGAAGTTCTACACAACAACCAGCTGCACCGAATGTCCTTCTGCGCCGACGACAAGACAGACAAGAGGATCTTCGCCTTCATCTGTACGGAGTCAGACACCAAGAGGCACCTGTGCTACGTGTTCGACAGCGAGAaatgcgtacgtgtgtgtgacctcctccaccacacgaCCTCCCCACGCCTTGAGAACCTGCCGGCCTTTACTAACTGCTGTTATGGCTGGTTTAGGCGGAGGAGATCACGGTCGCCATCGGGCAGGCATTTGACCTGGCCTACAAAAAGTTCCTGGAGTCTGGCGGGAAAGACGTGGAGACACGGAAACAGATCGGCAACTTACAGAAGCGGGTAAGATGAGGACTTGCAGACGAGGACTTACAGACGAGGACTTGCAGACGAGGACTTACAGACGAGGACTTACAGACGAGGACTTGCAGATGAGGACTTGCAGACGCAGGCTTACAGACGAGGACTTGCAGACGAGGACTTGCAGACGCAGGCTTACAGACGAGGACTTGCAGACGAGGGCTTACAGACGAGGACTTGCAGATGAGGACTTGCAGATGAGGACTTGCAGATAAGGACTTGCAGACGAGGACTTACAGACGAGGACTTGCAGATGAGGACTTGCAGACGAGGACTTACAGACGAGGACTTGCAGATGAGGACTTGCAGATGAGGACTTGCAGATAAGGACTTGCAGACGAGGACTTACAGACGAGGACTTGCAGATGAGGACTTGCAGACGCAGGCTTACAGACGAGGACTTGCAGACGAGGACTTGCAGACGCAGGCTTACAGACGAGGACTTGCAGACGAGGGCTTACAGACGAGGACTTACAGACGCGCGGTTCAGACATGACGGTGCACGCATACAGATCCAAAAGCCCAAAGTGAATTACTGGCATCCTGTAAATGTGTGCAGATCCTGTAAATGTGTACAGATTTAACTCTACAATAAGTGTTTTTAATTAGATGGATTTAATTTGTATTTTCTGTACGAGGtagtttaaaacatttatgggaaaatatttgttgttgctgtttttaGATTCAGGATTTGGAAATGGAGAACTCGAAGCTCAAAAAGCAACTTCAAGAGCTGGAAGATCAGGTCCTGGAAGATCaggtcttcagcaggaggccTGCTTCAGTTGTCCAGAAATTTGATGTTAAATGATTGCATGAATGACTTTATAGAAGGAACTAACTACTAACTTCACTCACGGCTCCTTTGAACCTTCATACAGTAGCGCTTTTGCTTCTACAGTGAATGAGGTTGGTGGTCTCACCACGTCTCTTCTGTCTGCACCACCCTGTGTCCTCATCCTCCACCCTGTGTCCCCGTCCCccaccctgtgtctgtttcatcCATCTGTAATCGCAGCTGTTGCTTGGGGACTCCCCTGGTGGGAGGACGTCCCAGAGGTCCTCCATGTCCAGCTGTGGAGATGACATCACCTCCGTGGCTTCTCTAGAGATGTCCTCTGTCACACTAACGCCTGTCAGTTCACCTGAATCCAACCAATCGACTGACCCGTTAGCCTCACCTCTGGCTAAACCCGCCCACTTTCAGACATCGAATGTCTGCAGTGTTCCTCGACCTCGTGTAAAAGTGTTTTTCTGCTTGGCTGTACTAATCAGTGCTAATATGACATCACTTAAATACTATAATTATTGTCATTTACTATGTATGGAATAACATATCTTGGATCTTGCCCATATTGTCAGGCGGGGAGCATCCCTACAAGAGCGCCCTCTACAGACATATTTGACATGGTGCCGTTCACACCCACGTCTTCCATGTCAAGGATACCGATCTGTAACGggaccccacctccccccatgATGTCCCCCAAAAACAGAGGTGggcccccatctctctctctctctctctcacacacacacacacacacacagatgaatgtGCATTAGCGCCAGGGTCTGTTAAAATAATGCATGGCCATATTAGCCAGACTGTGGCGACGTCACGGTCCTCTCTGCTCTCCAGGTGTAGATCTGTTTGGATCTGCGCCCTTTGACCCCTTCATCTGCGACCTCGCTGACTACACAGCAGATGTGCAGTCCAAGCTGGAGGAGATGCAGGTGGGATCTTCTCCTCGTGCTCACAAGATTGACACGTGCCATCACGACTAGCTAGCTAATGGAAACTAGCGCTAGTGTTGCACACTGCAGAGAAAGTGTCCAGCGTCTGTTCACAGCTGTGATGGGCTCTCCACAGGAATGGCATTGTGGAAGTGGATATTACTAAAACCCAAAACCTTCCATGGCACTTTTAGATGTTAAACTCATTTATTCTTTGAACAAATGTTTGGGTACGATGTCCATATTCAGATTTGTGTGATGATTTGTAAAATATGCCGCCCTGATCCTTTGAAGTGGGCTTGTGATGCAGTCCACATATTGGTAGGAGGCAATTCATGGCACTAATGACAGACCCCAAACATTTATCAACACTAGGCAAGATGGACAGCTAGTATTAATAGATCAAATAGCTCATGCAGCCGGAATCCACTGGACTCGGTTCGTTCTGATGTGTTCACCTTTCACCTTTCAGGGTTATAATATCCCCTAATATAGAATTATTCATGAATATTAAGGAAGATCTGGGTGTGAGAGCACTAAAGGTATTATCTCCCTGAGACCGGCATTTGTATGCAGCCAGTAAATTTAGAAGTGAATATTAAAtcactcttctccctctctctctctctctccctctctctctctctctctgttattcTCTTCCTGTCCTCACCTCCCTGCTCCCACACAGCGCCAGAGATGGTTCGTAAATTTCACAaatctccctcctcctcctcctccctccattCTCCAACCAATCACGCCCATCgcatcctctctctccttcctgatGACAGGTGCTCAGAAGCTTTAACGTAAGCTCATTTGGAAGGGCAACTCAGGGCAGCCAGGTTACACAACCTCCTGACGGATCCCACGCCGGCCTTTCCAACGTTGCACGAGTGTGTTTCGCTCGCCGCACTTGTGCAGCGTAGCGTCTCTCCCGACGGCCTTGCGTGCACGAGTCTAGCACGTGTTTAGAAGTGCCGGCATCGCCACACAGAGCAGAGGTAGCCTGTGGCAGTCGGTCACTGACCTGATGAAAGTTCACGTGAACGTGTCTGACCAACATGACCCCAGGGTGACGCGGGCATGACGTTATTTTTAGGGGTTTGGGCTCTCGTGTGTTGAAACAATTAGCTCACGGTGTTTAAACCAGACATGGTTCTCCATGAAAATGAACATATAGTCAGTTAAACCACCCTCTTATTTATGAAAGCATGTATGTTTATGAAGACAGAAAGCATACAGGAAACATTTGAATCCAACactagacacaaacacactggagCAGTCTGGATAAGAAGTAAAATCCACCTCTCTGAATTTTAATTTGCATCCGGTAATTATTCCCCCGAAAGCAATAACTTCCATTTCTTTTGGATAAATTTTATTCATACGCTTGTTGAATACATTTCCATTTGTTCCATATCATCATCACGCCCTGTCCTTATCATAGCTGGTGTATCTGAACGCCGCGTTGGCCACGGCCTCTGTTCCAATATGGTGTGTTTTCTCCCTCAGGAGGGGTTCCAAATGGGTCTGACTCTGGAGGGCACCGTGTTTTCTGCGGACCAAGCAGACATATGCTGAGGTCCAAGATCGTTTCTGTGTGGATGTCTCAACTTCTAACAGAACCTTTAACACTTCTATTGACATTTTGCATCGACTAAGCCATGAGACAGGTTGTACAAGTTTGCACAGGTTGTACAAGTTGTTTCTATTTTTATACCACAGTAAGTCATTCTACAGAGAGTTTGCAGAGCATTTTACAGCCGATTGTTGTTTTAATTATCTGAATGTTGCAGTTGAGGAATTGTTGAgttacacacatatatgtgcatttatatgtatgcatatgcacacacacacgtgtgtgtttggtttCAGGTGACTCACCATTAGTAGTTGTCAGAAAACTGTCTTGTAAATTACTACGGGTTGCCCAGGAAACTACTAAGGGTTGCCCTGGAAACTACTAGGGAGTGCAACAGTGAGCAGCTACACAAGATTGTGGCATAACTGTTTTTTGTGTTGATGGTTTCTTATTCACAGACATTTGCATTTTCTGTAATACCACTGCGAAGATGTATGCACAGTCACTTATGCAGAACGTCTGTTTGCTTTATAATGTGCTCAATGTTACATTTAGTAAATAAAGGAACGCTCACCGAACTCATCTTCCATCTTTACCAAAGATATTTCCCTTTGAAGCTGTGCGTGGTGTCActtttgttttgaatgtttttaAGCAGTCTGGATCATCCCTGTATGAAAGGTTAACGTGTTaagccaaaaaacaaaaacaccaatCTGTCATGAGTGGTGTGTACATATAAAAGATAATGTCACAAATTAATACAATCATACTTTAATGAAACACTTGTGCTCAGAGAAAGTACAAAAAGATCTATTAATGTTCATATGTAAATAAATCATCAGTCAAATGGTCCCTTATGGACAGAAGCACCATCTTTCAGAGGTAGCAAATACGAAGTCTGTTCAACGGCCGATTTTGCAGTTGTGTTTTCGTCTGTATGGAAGGAGCAAGGAGGTCTCAATCAGGTCCAGTGGACAACGTTCTCTCCTTGGCAACTGCATTAAATACCGTTGTAGTCTGTCACTATTAAATTACTCTGTGACCCTTAAACTGGAATTTCATTAAAGTGATAAAAAATCAAACATCTAACAATCAAAATAGAGTGTGTGGTTGTGGCCCTGACATTAAAACATAATAGTCATCTGAACTTTTTTCAACAAGAAATCATacaaatttattaataatacacAACAGTGCATGGGGCACATGATTTATGATCAAGGCATATTTAAATTAATAGGTCCACATGGCCTCTCATATATTCATCTGCCCCAAGCTAGTGGAATTCCTTAATAAAGAATAAGAGTGAGAGTGTTATCATACTACTGAGGCTCATCGTCCCAGACTGGCTTGAGCAATAAATACTGTGCTGGCAGACAGCTGAAGTCCTGCGTTTGGGCTTTTCGGCCGGGTGAGCAGTGTCCACGCGTGGGGCCGCAGGGCCCTTCGACCTCGAGGACCTCACGAGAAGCACACTGGGCCGACGTCGATGCCAAACTCCTGGTGCGCACCACCCACGTCCACCGGGGCCATGTCCACGATGGGCAGTCTCGAAGGCTTCTGGGTACGATACTCGAACACGGTCCTGCCCCACTCGCCGTTGGATTTCTGAGGGAAgcgaagagagggggagagaacagAATGAGCGTAAGATC from Brachyhypopomus gauderio isolate BG-103 chromosome 8, BGAUD_0.2, whole genome shotgun sequence harbors:
- the gulp1b gene encoding PTB domain-containing engulfment adapter protein 1 isoform X5; this encodes MSTMSIKSAVNVVHHGMLGRITPHLPLLPPGSLVSSHCPKTWMLGGPSLDPLSASFFTMNKAFGRRKDKPSMHHPEALVQHHVSYSAKFLGITEVDQPKGTDVVRVAVRKLKFQSHIKKSEGGKIPKVELQISIYGVKILDPKSKEVLHNNQLHRMSFCADDKTDKRIFAFICTESDTKRHLCYVFDSEKCAEEITVAIGQAFDLAYKKFLESGGKDVETRKQIGNLQKRIQDLEMENSKLKKQLQELEDQVLEDQAGSIPTRAPSTDIFDMVPFTPTSSMSRIPICNGTPPPPMMSPKNRGVDLFGSAPFDPFICDLADYTADVQSKLEEMQRQRWFVNFTNLPPPPPPSILQPITPIASSLSFLMTGAQKL
- the gulp1b gene encoding PTB domain-containing engulfment adapter protein 1 isoform X2, translating into MSTMSIKSAVNVVHHGMLGRITPHLPLLPPGSLVSSHCPKTWMLGGPSLDPLSASFFTMNKAFGRRKDKPSMHHPEALVQHHVSYSAKFLGITEVDQPKGTDVVRVAVRKLKFQSHIKKSEGGKIPKVELQISIYGVKILDPKSKEVLHNNQLHRMSFCADDKTDKRIFAFICTESDTKRHLCYVFDSEKCAEEITVAIGQAFDLAYKKFLESGGKDVETRKQIGNLQKRIQDLEMENSKLKKQLQELEDQVLEDQLLLGDSPGGRTSQRSSMSSCGDDITSVASLEMSSVTLTPVSSPESNQSTDPLASPLAKPAHFQTSNVCSVPRPRAGSIPTRAPSTDIFDMVPFTPTSSMSRIPICNGTPPPPMMSPKNRGVDLFGSAPFDPFICDLADYTADVQSKLEEMQRQRWRGSKWV
- the gulp1b gene encoding PTB domain-containing engulfment adapter protein 1 isoform X6; this encodes MSTMSIKSAVNVVHHGMLGRITPHLPLLPPGSLVSSHCPKTWMLGGPSLDPLSASFFTMNKAFGRRKDKPSMHHPEALVQHHVSYSAKFLGITEVDQPKGTDVVRVAVRKLKFQSHIKKSEGGKIPKVELQISIYGVKILDPKSKEVLHNNQLHRMSFCADDKTDKRIFAFICTESDTKRHLCYVFDSEKCAEEITVAIGQAFDLAYKKFLESGGKDVETRKQIGNLQKRIQDLEMENSKLKKQLQELEDQAGSIPTRAPSTDIFDMVPFTPTSSMSRIPICNGTPPPPMMSPKNRGVDLFGSAPFDPFICDLADYTADVQSKLEEMQRQRWFVNFTNLPPPPPPSILQPITPIASSLSFLMTGAQKL
- the gulp1b gene encoding PTB domain-containing engulfment adapter protein 1 isoform X4 — protein: MHHPEALVQHHVSYSAKFLGITEVDQPKGTDVVRVAVRKLKFQSHIKKSEGGKIPKVELQISIYGVKILDPKSKEVLHNNQLHRMSFCADDKTDKRIFAFICTESDTKRHLCYVFDSEKCAEEITVAIGQAFDLAYKKFLESGGKDVETRKQIGNLQKRIQDLEMENSKLKKQLQELEDQVLEDQLLLGDSPGGRTSQRSSMSSCGDDITSVASLEMSSVTLTPVSSPESNQSTDPLASPLAKPAHFQTSNVCSVPRPRAGSIPTRAPSTDIFDMVPFTPTSSMSRIPICNGTPPPPMMSPKNRGVDLFGSAPFDPFICDLADYTADVQSKLEEMQRQRWFVNFTNLPPPPPPSILQPITPIASSLSFLMTGAQKL
- the gulp1b gene encoding PTB domain-containing engulfment adapter protein 1 isoform X3, translating into MNKAFGRRKDKPSMHHPEALVQHHVSYSAKFLGITEVDQPKGTDVVRVAVRKLKFQSHIKKSEGGKIPKVELQISIYGVKILDPKSKEVLHNNQLHRMSFCADDKTDKRIFAFICTESDTKRHLCYVFDSEKCAEEITVAIGQAFDLAYKKFLESGGKDVETRKQIGNLQKRIQDLEMENSKLKKQLQELEDQVLEDQLLLGDSPGGRTSQRSSMSSCGDDITSVASLEMSSVTLTPVSSPESNQSTDPLASPLAKPAHFQTSNVCSVPRPRAGSIPTRAPSTDIFDMVPFTPTSSMSRIPICNGTPPPPMMSPKNRGVDLFGSAPFDPFICDLADYTADVQSKLEEMQRQRWFVNFTNLPPPPPPSILQPITPIASSLSFLMTGAQKL
- the gulp1b gene encoding PTB domain-containing engulfment adapter protein 1 isoform X1, translated to MSTMSIKSAVNVVHHGMLGRITPHLPLLPPGSLVSSHCPKTWMLGGPSLDPLSASFFTMNKAFGRRKDKPSMHHPEALVQHHVSYSAKFLGITEVDQPKGTDVVRVAVRKLKFQSHIKKSEGGKIPKVELQISIYGVKILDPKSKEVLHNNQLHRMSFCADDKTDKRIFAFICTESDTKRHLCYVFDSEKCAEEITVAIGQAFDLAYKKFLESGGKDVETRKQIGNLQKRIQDLEMENSKLKKQLQELEDQVLEDQLLLGDSPGGRTSQRSSMSSCGDDITSVASLEMSSVTLTPVSSPESNQSTDPLASPLAKPAHFQTSNVCSVPRPRAGSIPTRAPSTDIFDMVPFTPTSSMSRIPICNGTPPPPMMSPKNRGVDLFGSAPFDPFICDLADYTADVQSKLEEMQEGFQMGLTLEGTVFSADQADIC